GGCCTATCGGCGATATGATATAGGTTTCGTATTTCAGTTTTACAATTTGATAAATACTCTTACGGCTCTTGAAAATGTCGAGCTTGCAAATCAGATATGCAAGAATCCGCTTGACGCTGCCCAAGTGTTAGCTGAGGTTGGGCTTAAAGACAGACAGAACAACTTCCCGTCTCAGCTTTCCGGCGGTGAACAGCAGCGCGTTTCTATTGCCCGCGCCCTTGCGAAGAATCCTAAGCTCCTTCTTTGTGACGAACCGACAGGCGCGCTCGACTATACTACCGGAAAACTCATACTATCGCTTTTGCAAAAGACCTGCCGCAGCAAAGGAATGACCGTTATTGTCATCACGCACAATCAGGCAATTACTCCAATGGCAGACCGCGTTATAAAATTAAAAAGCGGCAAAGTCTCTGATATTATTGTAAATCCGAACCCGACACCTGTCGAAAGGATTGAATGGTGATGCGAAACTGCTTTTCTAAAGCCTCTTTAAAAGACAGCAGGCGCAAAATACTGAAAACTCTCAACAGGTATATTTCGATTGTAGCCATCACCGCCCTCGGTGTCGCATTCTTTTCTGGGCTTCGCGCAACAGCTCCGGACATGCGCACTACCGCCGAAAACTATTTTAAAAATCTAAACTTTATGGATATACGCCTGATATCAACTGTTGGATTTAACGATGATGATGTAAGCGCCATAAAAAGTGTCAGCGGATTAAAAGGCGTTATGCCGGGATATTCTGCAGATGCAGCTGTTCGGTATAATAATCAGAATTATAATGTCAAACTCGAATCACTCAATCTAAATCAATCCGCAAGCAATAATTCTTATATAAACAGGCCGAAAGTAACAGAAGGCAGAATGCCGCAAAATCAACACGAGTGTCT
This DNA window, taken from [Clostridium] cellulosi, encodes the following:
- a CDS encoding hypothetical protein (High confidence in function and specificity); this translates as MSYVVLENVVKHYKMGEVTVKAVDGVSFQIEKGEFAVIVGPSGAGKSTILNILGGMDTCDSGRVIVNNEEISTYNSKRLTAYRRYDIGFVFQFYNLINTLTALENVELANQICKNPLDAAQVLAEVGLKDRQNNFPSQLSGGEQQRVSIARALAKNPKLLLCDEPTGALDYTTGKLILSLLQKTCRSKGMTVIVITHNQAITPMADRVIKLKSGKVSDIIVNPNPTPVERIEW